The DNA sequence AAGGACATTCGATATCGGTAATTAAGATTTGACCCCCGTTACAGTTTATTGTTAGCATTAACTCATCATGGATTCAGAAACAAAGCCGGAAATTACAGAGGACTCTCGCGAGGCGGTTGCCGAGATTACAGCCGCAGATGCGCTAAAGCCAAACGAAACCAAACTGAACTATACCCAGTTTATTTTGCCCGGAGCGATTTTGCTTGCTGCTTTAATTATTTCAGGAACATTATTTTATACTCGTGGCGGCATGGGTACGGCACAAATTGGAGACTCTGGCACAAAAACAGAAAGGGTGGATGTTAAAATTGGATCCGGCGATCACGTATTGGGGAATAAGGATGCAAAAGTTACCATCGTGGAATTCAGCGATTTTCAGTGTCCGTTTTGCAGGTCGTTTTGGAGTGGTACCTTGCCCCAGATTAAAAGGGATTACGTTGATACCGGCAAGGCCAAGTTCGTTTATAAGCATTATCCATTGGATTTTCATTCCGGAGCGCGTCCGGCGGCGGAAGCGTCCGAATGTGCCAACGACCAAGGCAAGTTTTGGGAATTTCATGATAAGGTTTTTGAAGAGCAAGCGAAGCTTGGGCAAGGAACAATACAATTCGGCAAACCCGAAATTGTTAAATGGGCGGGGGTGATTGAGCTCAATATGTCCCAGTTCAACGAATGTTTTAATTCCGGCAAATATGCCCAGCATGTAAGTGATGATATGGCCCAGGGAAGCAAGGCTGGCGTGGGGGGTACACCGACCACCTTCATTAACGGCCAAAAAATCGTTGGCGCCCAGCCGTTTGCTAATTTTCAGGCAGTCATCGAGGGGTTATTAAAATAAAAATTATGGAAAATATTGAGAGAGATAAAAAAACACATGCCAAATTGGAGGAAAAATCTGACTCTGACAAATACAGAGAGGGTCTTGAAACATACAAAAAAGTGTTATTAGCTTACAGGGATTGGTTGCAAGAACAAGAAGACAAAGGGAATACGGATACACCTGAAATGGCTCGGGAAAGTTTGCGTAGGCATTTTTTTATTAATGGAATGGTGGTCGCCCTTGGTCTTACCGAACAAGAGGAAATTGCTATCATGAAAGAGATTGGGTTCACCGGTAGTATCGTTAAAAAGCATTCTGAAAATTAAATTATGAATATAGGATTA is a window from the Candidatus Yanofskybacteria bacterium genome containing:
- a CDS encoding DsbA family protein, whose amino-acid sequence is MDSETKPEITEDSREAVAEITAADALKPNETKLNYTQFILPGAILLAALIISGTLFYTRGGMGTAQIGDSGTKTERVDVKIGSGDHVLGNKDAKVTIVEFSDFQCPFCRSFWSGTLPQIKRDYVDTGKAKFVYKHYPLDFHSGARPAAEASECANDQGKFWEFHDKVFEEQAKLGQGTIQFGKPEIVKWAGVIELNMSQFNECFNSGKYAQHVSDDMAQGSKAGVGGTPTTFINGQKIVGAQPFANFQAVIEGLLK